The proteins below are encoded in one region of Pleuronectes platessa chromosome 12, fPlePla1.1, whole genome shotgun sequence:
- the hectd2 gene encoding probable E3 ubiquitin-protein ligase HECTD2 isoform X2: MTGTLSSSLGLRHGRELPPICGDVRQKQRFSIDTLPPEVKAPFPPDPVIPLRTKTTREFQEDMEQAVQSEDWRDVREFYLTTFDSFIEINAAFKREANGSFNTIDDSGVNAKFVNAVYDALLSTPQDIQKSVLKGIINSLLREWKGPRSKDDLRAYFILVQSPQYSSTNTYVIFAHLLRQIAVLSEADHHFLVHWLKRLSTRRFRQLVERLLQFISTRLFPAEPDELPPLAKCSWWIPSATKVLSLFNAANSVSSLPIMPFTDFYNITVEHIDFMEDYRTWQNYGNSNRFSFCQFPFILSTVVKKAIIQKDSEQQMISQARLSLVSKVSRRQRVDMNLLFLNIKVRRAQLLSDSLDELTRKRCDLKKKLRVTFVGEAGLDMGGLTKEWFLLLVRQIFHTDYGMFTDMKDSRCHWFSSWKCDNYSEFQLVGTLMGLAVYNSIALDIHFPLYCYRKLLAPPTAPCDQNALVGMAPATLDDLQQIMPELAHGLGELLSYEGNVEDDFYLTFQVFQEEMGVVRSYNLKPGGDRIPVTRQNRKEYVQLYVDFLLNKSIYKQFAAFYHGFHSVCASDALMLLRPEEVEMLVCGSPDLDMSALQRAAQYEGYNKMDATVRCFWDVVLSFPLELQKKLLHFATGSDRVPVGGMADLNFKISKIDVPIDWLPISHTCFNQIGLPAYRTRKELKHKLTIAISNAEGFGLE, translated from the exons gGCGAGAGCTTCCTCCGATCTGTGGTGACGTCCGTCAGAAGCAGCGTTTCTCCATCGACACGCTGCCTCCAGAGGTCAAAGCTCCCTTCCCCCCCGACCCCGTCATCCCGCTGAGGACCAAGACCACCAGGGAGTTCCA ggAGGACATGGAGCAGGCCGTCCAATCAGAGGACTGGAGGGACGTCCGAGAGTTCTACCTGACCACCTTTGACTCCTTCATAGAAATCAACGCTGCCTTCAAG CGAGAGGCGAACGGATCGTTCAACACCATCGACGACTCAGGAGTCAACGCCAAGTTTGTCAACGCTGTTTACGACGCACTGCTCAGCACA ccACAGGACATCCAGAAGTCAGTGTTGAAGGGGATCATCAACAGTCTGCTGAGAGAGTGGAAAGG GCCGCGCAGCAAGGACGACCTGAGAGCGTATTTCATTCTGGTTCAG AGTCCCCAGTATTCAAGCACCAACACATATGTGATCTTTGCTCACCTGCTGAGGCAGATCGCAGTTCTGTCCGAGGCCGACCACCACTTCCTGGTTCACTGGCTCAaaag GCTGTCCACACGGCGCTTCAGGCAGTTAGTGGAGCGCCTCCTGCAGTTCATCTCCACCCGCCTGTTTCCTGCCGAACCAGACGAACTTCCTCCTCTGGCCAAGTGCTCCTGGTGGATCCCGTCTGCCACCAAAGTGCTCAGCCTGTTca ATGCAGCCAACAGCGTCTCCTCTTTACCCATCATGCCTTTCACCGACTTCTACAACATCACTGTGGAGCACATAGACTTCATGGAGGACTACAGGACCTGGCAGAACTACGGCAACTCCAACAG ATTTTCCTTCTGTCAGTTTCCCTTCATCCTGTCGACGGTGGTGAAGAAAGCCATCATCCAGAAAGACTCCGAGCAGCAGATGATCAGTCAGGCcagg cTAAGCCTGGTCAGTAAGGTGTCTCGCAGGCAGAGAGTGGACATGAACCTTCTGTTCCTCAACATTAAAGTACGACGGGCGCAGCTCCTCAGCGACTCACTGGATGAG CTGACGAGGAAGCGGTGCgacctgaagaagaagctgagggTGACCTTCGTCGGGGAGGCGGGGCTTGACATGGGCGGCCTGACGAAGGAGTGGTTCCTGCTGCTGGTGCGACAGATCTTCCACACAGACTACG GGATGTTCACCGACATGAAGGACTCACGCTGTCATTGGTTCAGCAGTTGGAAGTGTGACAACTACTCTGAGTTCCAGTTGGTCGGGACT CTGATGGGTTTAGCAGTTTACAACAGCATCGCTCTGGACATCCACTTCCCTCTCTACTGCTACAG GAAGCTCCTGGCTCCGCCCACTGCACCATGTGACCAGAACGCCCTGGTGGGCATGGCGCCGGCCACCCTGGACGACCTGCAGCAGATCATGCCa gagctGGCTCACGGTCTGGGAGAGCTGCTGAGCTACGAGGGGAACGTGGAGGACGACTTCTACCTCACCTTCCAG gtgtTCCAGGAGGAGATGGGCGTCGTCAGGTCCTACAACCTGAAGCCGGGAGGAGACAGAATTCCTGTGACCAGGCAGAACAGGAAGG agtACGTTCAGCTCTACGTCGACTTCCTGTTGAATAAATCCATTTATAAACAGTTTGCTGCCTTTTACCACGGcttccacagtgtgtgtgcctCCGACGCACTCATG ctgctgcggccggaggaggtggagatgctgGTGTGCGGCAGCCCGGACCTGGACATGAGTGCGCTGCAGAGAGCTGCTCAGTATGAAGGATACAACAAGATGGACGCCACGGTTCG GTGCTTCTGGGACGTGGTCCTGTCGTTCCCTCTCGAGCTGCAGAAGAAGCTCCTGCACTtcgccacaggaagtgaccGTGTTCCTGTCGGAGGAATGGCCGACCTCAACTTCAAGATCTCCAAGATCGACGTCCCGATCGACTG GCTGCCGATCTCTCACACCTGCTTCAATCAGATCGGTCTGCCGGCGTACCGCACCAGGAAGgagctgaaacacaaactcaccATCGCCATCTCCAACGCCGAGGGCTTCGGCCtggagtga